One Spirochaeta africana DSM 8902 genomic window carries:
- a CDS encoding FxsA family protein: MLEIRSLLSFCDSRHLIRVFSLLLSVSLLLLLDILLIIEASRLWGSYLVMAVIAGAGLLLLALAMNTVSRLNNQLRRKIRKGTYPGREFAGIGGVIVAAVLFLYPGAVTNLLGLLLLLPPFRQIIGRLVIRSQQQKLQETYEYLKMQEFSHSM, translated from the coding sequence ATGTTGGAAATACGCTCGCTGTTGAGTTTCTGTGACAGCCGTCATCTGATCCGGGTATTCTCGCTGCTGCTGTCGGTATCGCTTTTGCTGTTGCTGGACATCCTGCTGATTATCGAGGCATCACGCCTGTGGGGCAGCTATCTGGTGATGGCAGTCATTGCCGGAGCCGGCCTGCTGCTGCTTGCACTGGCAATGAACACCGTGTCCCGGCTGAATAATCAGCTACGCCGCAAGATCCGTAAAGGAACCTACCCGGGCCGCGAGTTTGCCGGGATCGGCGGGGTTATTGTTGCCGCGGTGCTGTTTCTCTATCCCGGCGCGGTCACCAATCTGCTCGGGCTGCTGTTGCTGCTGCCCCCGTTCCGGCAGATTATTGGCCGTCTGGTAATACGCAGCCAGCAGCAGAAACTGCAGGAAACCTACGAATATCTGAAGATGCAGGAATTTTCCCACTCGATGTGA
- a CDS encoding WecB/TagA/CpsF family glycosyltransferase, producing the protein MEPEKRGTDTAPATLMREIRVAGTRVHDLDPENIPGVVQLLTAADETRRVVFLSTFDLIRAWFFPGVRRSLESAALVLPMQRGVQRAAAIAGHKPPRRHMPFQLIIQLLGAVESAQGSLYLIGGRPAALEKVEANLKYTFPKMRIVGRFPGFFRKGVEASLLTAVRKSGPDITLVGTGVRGRWLEKQSGQFPPGITIAAARVFRVFAEQRRRPSRRLFESGLKDSMKAILLPWHWLRIPLYLLLLMRLVVERLRRPADQA; encoded by the coding sequence TTGGAACCTGAAAAACGAGGCACAGACACCGCCCCTGCAACATTGATGCGGGAAATCCGGGTTGCCGGAACCCGGGTACATGATCTTGATCCGGAGAACATCCCTGGTGTGGTTCAGCTGCTGACCGCTGCAGATGAAACCCGGCGGGTGGTGTTTCTTTCTACCTTTGACCTGATTCGCGCCTGGTTTTTTCCCGGAGTGCGGCGAAGCCTGGAAAGTGCAGCCCTGGTGCTGCCGATGCAGCGCGGGGTTCAGCGAGCAGCGGCGATAGCCGGGCACAAGCCCCCGCGGCGTCACATGCCGTTTCAGCTGATTATCCAGTTGCTGGGGGCGGTTGAGTCTGCGCAGGGCAGCCTGTATCTGATTGGCGGGCGGCCTGCAGCGCTGGAGAAGGTCGAGGCCAATCTGAAGTACACCTTCCCCAAGATGCGGATCGTCGGGCGATTTCCGGGTTTTTTCCGTAAGGGCGTAGAGGCATCCCTGCTGACCGCGGTACGCAAATCCGGCCCGGACATAACCCTGGTAGGGACCGGGGTTCGCGGGCGCTGGCTGGAGAAGCAGAGTGGACAGTTTCCACCGGGAATCACGATTGCTGCCGCCAGGGTTTTTCGGGTTTTTGCCGAGCAGCGACGGCGTCCGTCCCGGCGTCTGTTTGAAAGCGGGTTGAAAGACAGTATGAAGGCGATTCTGCTGCCGTGGCACTGGCTGCGGATACCGCTGTATCTGTTGCTGCTTATGCGACTGGTGGTAGAGCGACTGCGTCGTCCGGCCGACCAGGCCTGA